The following coding sequences lie in one Saimiri boliviensis isolate mSaiBol1 chromosome 6, mSaiBol1.pri, whole genome shotgun sequence genomic window:
- the LOC101030483 gene encoding LOW QUALITY PROTEIN: olfactory receptor 52N5 (The sequence of the model RefSeq protein was modified relative to this genomic sequence to represent the inferred CDS: deleted 2 bases in 1 codon; substituted 1 base at 1 genomic stop codon) has protein sequence MPVFNSLCWFPTIHVAPXFFILNGIPDLERVHVWISLPLCTMHIISLVGNLGLVYLIYYEESLHHPMYFFLAMLSLIDLLTCTTTLPNALCIFWFSLKEINFSACLAQMLFVHGFTGVESGVLMLMALDRCIAICYPLRYATILTNPIIAKAGLATFLGGVLLMIHFPFLVKRLPFCQSSIISHTYCDHMSVVKLSCASIKINVIYGLMVALLIGVFDICCISVSYTMILQAVISLSSSDARQTAFSTCTAHISAIIITYVPAFFTFFIHRFGGHTISPALHIIVANLYLLLPPTLNPIVYGVKTKQIRDSVIKFFQGDKGAG, from the exons ATGCCTGTATTTAATTCATTATGCTGGTTTCCAACAATTCAT GTGGCTccctaattttttattcttaatggAATACCAGATCTGGAAAGAGTACATGTATGGATCTCCCTCCCACTCTGCACAATGCACATCATCTCCCTTGTGGGGAATCTTGGTCTTGTGTACCTCATTTATTATGAGGAGTCCTTACACCATCCCATGTATTTCTTTTTGGCCATGCTCTCCCTCATTGACCTCCTTACCTGCACCACCACTCTACCCAATGCACTCTGCATCTTCTGGTTCAGTCTCAAAGAAATTAACTTCAGTGCTTGCTTGGCCCAAATGCTCTTTGTTCATGGGTTCACAGGTGTGGAGTCTGGTGTGCTCATGCTCATGGCTCTGGACCGCTGTATAGCCATTTGCTACCCTTTACGTTATGCTACCATACTCACCAACCCTATCATTGCCAAGGCTGGGCTTGCCACCTTCCTGGGGGGTGTATTGCTGATGATTCATTTCCCGTTCTTGGTCAAGCGTTTGCCTTTCTGCCAAAGCAGTATCATCTCCCATACATACTGCGACCACATGTCTGTGGTAAAGCTGTCCTGTGCCAGCATCAAGATCAATGTAATCTATGGTCTAATGGTTGCTCTCCTGATTGGAGTGTTTGACATTTGTTGTATATCTGTCTCTTACACTATGATTCTCCAGGCAGTGATCAGCCTCTCCTCATCAGATGCTCGGCAGACGGCTTTCAGCACCTGCACTGCTCATATATCTGCCATCATCATCACCTATGTTCCAGCattctttactttctttattcACCGTTTTGGGGGGCACACAATCTCCCCTGCTCTTCACATCATTGTGGCTAATCTTTATCTTCTTCTTCCACCAACTCTAAACCCCATTGTTTAcggagtaaaaacaaaacagatacgAGACAGTGTCATAAAGTTCTTCCAGGGTGATAAAGGTGCAGGTTGA